The Peribacillus simplex genome contains the following window.
ATTGTATAATGGAGATAGCTACCATTATCATCAACCAATATATGACGAGGAGGAGAATATATGAGCAACATTCGAGAAGAATATAAATGTGCCAAGAAAAGTAAATTTATGCAAGCGGTCTTTATCGGGGCGTTAGTAGGGGCTGCAGTAAGCCTTTTTGATAAAAATACGCGTTATTCGGTATTGGAAAACAGCAAAAGTTGCTTGAGTAATATGAAAGAATTAGTGAAGAATCCCAATGGGGTACTTTCACAAGTACGTGAAACATCATCTAAGGTCCGTTCCACTGTAGAAAAAATTTCTGATGATGTATCATTCATTTCCCAAAAGGTGGAGGAAATGAAAGATATTCCATCGCAAGTTGCGCAAGTGGTGATAGAGACGAAGGAAGTCTTTGCTGCAGAGCCGGAAGATTCGACTTCAAGTCAGGATCCGCAAGGACGGGTTTCCTCAAATTAAAAAATGGGGTGGGGGTATGGCCAGTAAAAAAGAATGGCTGAAAGGCTCATTCTTCAAGACATTCATAAAACGGTTACAGATGGATGATGTGTCGGGACTTGCCGCACAGCTGTCTTATTTCTTTTTGCTTTCCCTGTTTCCTTTACTTATTTTTTTGTTCACTTTATTGGCCTATCTGCCATTTTCCCAAGAAGATATTTTAAATACTATAAGTACATATGCACCCGCGGGTTCGATGAAAATAATTGAGGCTAACCTCTCGGAAGTGATGGAAGCGAATAGTACTTTATTGTCGTTTGGTGTCATTGGAACCATATGGTCAGCCTCGAATGGGATGAATGCAATCATTAAAGCATTTAATCAAGCATATGGTGTAAAAGAAAGTCGAACTTTCTTTATTTCCCGGGGAATGTCGATTCTTCTCACTTTAGCGATGATTTTTGTGTTTATTGTCGTTTTATTGCTTCCGATATTCGGAAAACAGATCGGAGTATTCCTATTTGCTGAAATTGGACAATCCGATGAGTTTCTAATCATTTGGAATCAACTGCGCTGGGTGATCAGCACGCTTGTATTTTTAATAGTGTTCACGATCCTTTATTGGATTGCGCCCAACAAAAGACTGAAATGCCTAACCGTATTGCCTGGTTCTATCTTTGCAACGGCAGGATGGAGCCTCGTTTCCCTTTTGTTTTCTTTTTATGTGGAGAATTTTGCTAATTATTCGGCGACATATGGAAGTCTTGGAGGAATAATCGTATTAATGGTCTGGTTTTATTTATCTGGGCTCATCATCATACTGGGCGGGGAAATAAATGCCCTGTTAAGTGAAAAGGAAAATCCAGAATGTAAATGATCTTCCTGGAGTTCCCGTAATAGAGGACTATCCTGAAGCAGATACTATTCAAGAAATGACATAACTTTTGTAGAGGGGGAGTACTTTCATGAGTAAAAAGGATGGCAGCACAAAGCAAAAAGGAAAAAAAGGATCGAACCATAAAACATCAGGTTCAGCAAACGGTAAGAACGGGTATCATTAAATGAAACGAACATAAAAAAGGGAGCCTTTTAGGCTCCTTCAGTTTGTAGACAAAAGGGGTTCGGAATTAAAAAATTCCGAACCCCTTTTTGAGATTCCCTTTGAATTTTTGCCTGAAGTTAGGAGATTGGGGCTCTACGAGCCCACTATGTTAGGCCATTTTTGGACCTCCCCATGTCCAATTGGCCATCTTCTTTAAATTAATGGCAGCGAAAGTAAGCATCGCCTGCATCGACAATTTTTTAAGTCCCCTTAAAGTTGTCCAACGCATACCATGCTTTTCTTTTGCATCTGCGAATACACGCTCAATCGTTTCTTTACGTTTCGCATATATAGTTTTTACATCTTGATGATGACGCAGATGATCTGCTTCTTCCACATGTGTTTGCCAAATATGCCGTGTCACCACTTTTTGATGGTCTTTGCTTTCTGTACACTGAGATAAAAATGAGCATGTCGCACAAGTGTGTTTGGGTGATTTATACTCGCGATAGCCCTCTTTATTGGTTGTTGAGTACTTTAATAGCTCTCCCGAAGGACAAAGGTAACAATCAAAATGTTCATCGTATACATAGTCCTGTTTGCGGAAAAATCCTTCTTTGGTGCGAGGACGTGTATAAGGTAAAGCCGGTATGATTTCTTTGTTAAAAAGGTAGCTTGTAATCGCTGGTGTTTTATAAGCTGCATCTGCGGCAACGGCTTCTGGTTTTCCAATTTTCTCAATCACTTGTTCAACTAGTGGCTCTAAGATCTGACTGTCATGTATATTTCCAGGTGTTACAATCGTTCCCAATATAAAACCGTTGCGGTCTACGGCCGCGTGGAATGAATAGGCAAACTGTTTTGTTCGTTCATCTTTCACATAGTAGCCACTCTCAGAATCCGTTGTACTTTCTTTAATCTCTTTGGTCTCTTCTTTATCAAATTTATCTGATGGAAAAGGCTTCTTTCCATGGTTTTCACGATCTTGATTGATTTCTTCTTGAAGACGCCCTTGATACGCTCGTGTTTCTTTACGAACGATTTTCTTTTCAAATTTCCGTTTATTCGCACTGGCTTTCACATGTGTGGAATCCACGAAAACGTGTTCAGCACTTATTAACTTTTTATTAGCAGCTGTCATTAAAATGCGATAGAAAATCTGTTCAAACAGGTCTGTATCTTTAAAGCGTCGCTCATAATTTTTCCCAAACGTAGAGAAATGAGGTACTTTATCATGGAAACCATAGCCTAAGAACCAACGGTAAGCCATATTAGTTTCAACTTCTTCAATCGTTTTACGCATGGAACGAATACCGAAGGTATATTGAATGAATGTCAGTTTAACTAAAATAACTGGATCAATACTTGGGCGTCCTACCTCTGAATACATATCTTTCACCAAGTCATAAATGAAAGTGAAGTCAATGGCAGCCTCTAGTTTACGAACCAAATGGTTCGGTGGCACCAGTTGATCTAACGTAATCATTTCAAGTTGATCTCGCTGAATAGAATCATGTTTCGAAAGCATCCTCATCACCTCAAGTTTTAATACTTCTATTTTAAAACAAAAGCGACTCAGGGCAAAAGTGTTTATCTAAAAGATAAGACAAAGTTGATTGGAACGGAAGGTACGAGACTCCTGCGGGAAAAGCGCGTCTAGGGGAGACCCCGCAGGCGAAAGCCGAGGAGGCTCCCCGACCGCCCGCGGAAAGCGAGTGCCTGGAGTGGAAATCAACGGCCAAATTGTACAACTCATAAAAAATAGACAAACTCGATTTTCCTAGAGTTTGTCTACAGTCTGAGGGAGCCTTTAGGCTCCTTCTTTTTCATTTTAGTTTCTCAAAAGTCTTAAGCTATTCAATATAACAAGGATTGTGCTTCCTTCATGGCCAATGACACCATATGGAAGGTCCAGGAATTGAAGGAAATTGGATGCTATCAGAATCATGATGACCGAGATCGAGAAAATGACGTTTTGTTTGATGATTCGATTCATCTTCTTGGATAATTTGACGGCTTCCGCGATACGCGGGAGGTCATTCTTCATCAGAACAACATCAGCTGTCTCCAAGGCAACATCCGTGCCTTCACCCATTGCAATTCCAACGGAAGCTGTTGCCAGTGCAGGTGCATCATTGATGCCATCCCCAACCATTGCTACTGTACCAAAATTTTCTTTCAGCTTTTTCACTTCATTCACTTTGGTTTCAGGTAGGCACTCGGCAATATATGCATCAATATGGGTCTCCGACGCAATCGCTTTAGCGGTTTTTTCACCATCACCTGTCAGCATGACGGTATGGATCCCCTCATTTTTCAAAGCTTCGATGGCAACGATCGCTTCTTCACGCACGACATCTTTCAAAGTGATTATACCGGCAATCCCAAGATCATCTTTAGCATAAACAATTGTCTTGCCTTGTTCAGCAAATGTCAGCGCAATGCCGTTTTTGAATCGTTCGGCTTCGCTCCGGCCGACGAAACCAGCTTTTCCGACTTGCCAAAGCATGCCTTTGAAATAAGCTTGAACCCCATTACCTGAGATATCTTCCATGTTATCCGGTTTAATGATGTCCTTTTGCAACTTCGTTTTAGCATAACGTACGATTGATGTTGCCAAAGGGTGGTTTGAATAATTTTCAACAGAAGCAACATGAAATAAGAAATCTTCTTCGCTTAAATCTTCGCGGATAATAACATCCGTTACCTCTGGTTTACCTTTTGTCAGTGTTCCGGTTTTATCTAGGGCAATAGCCTGTAGATTTCCTAGATTCTCAAGATGGATGCCGCCTTTAAATAAAATGCCATGGCGGGCGCCATTTGAAATGGCAGAAAGTGTAGCTGGCATTATTGATGCCACAAGGGCACAAGGAGAAGCGACAACGAGCAGGATCATCGCTCTGTAGAATGTTTCGGTCCAGCTCCAGCCCAATATGAAATGTGGTACGAACATCATCAAGCCGACAACTGTCAATACGACTTTTACATAAGTCCCTTCAAACCGTTCAATGAACAGCTGGGAAGGGGACTTTTCGCTTTGTGCGGATTGAACGAGAGTGATTATTTTTTGAAATAATGTTTCACTTGCTGGTTTGGTAATTTCCACGGTAATCGTCCCACGGAGATTAACCGTTCCCGCAAAAACTTCATCATCCAAGGATTTGCTGACTGGTATGGATTCACCAGTGATGGCCGCTTCATCTAGATTGGTACGGCCGTCCGTGATTTTTCCATCAGAAGGAACTCTCTCACCTGGTTTCACTAAAATCAAATCCCCGACAAGCAAATGGGAAACGGATACGGTCTCTTCATATCCTTTAGTGATGCGCAGCGCTTCTTCTGGCTGTAAGTCCATAAGCGCCGAAATCTCTTTATGGCTTTTATTCATCGTGTATGTCTCAAGCGCACCGCTTAAAGCGAAGATGAAAATCAATATGGCACCTTCCGTCCAGTATCCGATAATCGCAGAACCGATGGCGGCAAAAATCATCAGCATCTCAACATTCAATTCCCGGTCGGCAATCGTATCTTCTATGCCTTCTTTTGCCTTGGCGTATCCGCCAATCAGGAAAGAGGCTAAGTATATGACTATGGAAGTGGACTCCATTCCGTTCTTTGAAAGAGCCCAGCCCAAAACTATTAATAAACCGCTGAATAATGCAGCAATAAGTTCTAAATGAGGTTTTGCCTTTTCCAACCAAGAGGTTTTGCATGTAGCCGGTTGGGTTAAATGTTTAGTATCTGTAGTCATAAGATTCCCTCCCAAATTCTTTTCTATTTTTGTGTAAATGATATGGATTATCATTTGTATAATATCTAATTGAGAAAGATAATCAACGTCATTTCTCTGGATAAAATATGAAAGCTGCCATCGTAATTGCGATGACAGCAATGATTACAAAGATTTATTAACGTGATGTCCCTTTTGTTAATATTATATTACCACATATCCTATTCAAAAATAAAGAAGAATGATTCTAATCTAGTAAAAAATATAAAATGCCAGTTATTTCAATATACAAGGGCTATTGTAAATACCATGCAAATTGA
Protein-coding sequences here:
- a CDS encoding YtxH domain-containing protein, whose protein sequence is MSNIREEYKCAKKSKFMQAVFIGALVGAAVSLFDKNTRYSVLENSKSCLSNMKELVKNPNGVLSQVRETSSKVRSTVEKISDDVSFISQKVEEMKDIPSQVAQVVIETKEVFAAEPEDSTSSQDPQGRVSSN
- a CDS encoding YihY/virulence factor BrkB family protein, yielding MASKKEWLKGSFFKTFIKRLQMDDVSGLAAQLSYFFLLSLFPLLIFLFTLLAYLPFSQEDILNTISTYAPAGSMKIIEANLSEVMEANSTLLSFGVIGTIWSASNGMNAIIKAFNQAYGVKESRTFFISRGMSILLTLAMIFVFIVVLLLPIFGKQIGVFLFAEIGQSDEFLIIWNQLRWVISTLVFLIVFTILYWIAPNKRLKCLTVLPGSIFATAGWSLVSLLFSFYVENFANYSATYGSLGGIIVLMVWFYLSGLIIILGGEINALLSEKENPECK
- a CDS encoding IS1182 family transposase — translated: MLSKHDSIQRDQLEMITLDQLVPPNHLVRKLEAAIDFTFIYDLVKDMYSEVGRPSIDPVILVKLTFIQYTFGIRSMRKTIEEVETNMAYRWFLGYGFHDKVPHFSTFGKNYERRFKDTDLFEQIFYRILMTAANKKLISAEHVFVDSTHVKASANKRKFEKKIVRKETRAYQGRLQEEINQDRENHGKKPFPSDKFDKEETKEIKESTTDSESGYYVKDERTKQFAYSFHAAVDRNGFILGTIVTPGNIHDSQILEPLVEQVIEKIGKPEAVAADAAYKTPAITSYLFNKEIIPALPYTRPRTKEGFFRKQDYVYDEHFDCYLCPSGELLKYSTTNKEGYREYKSPKHTCATCSFLSQCTESKDHQKVVTRHIWQTHVEEADHLRHHQDVKTIYAKRKETIERVFADAKEKHGMRWTTLRGLKKLSMQAMLTFAAINLKKMANWTWGGPKMA
- a CDS encoding heavy metal translocating P-type ATPase — its product is MTTDTKHLTQPATCKTSWLEKAKPHLELIAALFSGLLIVLGWALSKNGMESTSIVIYLASFLIGGYAKAKEGIEDTIADRELNVEMLMIFAAIGSAIIGYWTEGAILIFIFALSGALETYTMNKSHKEISALMDLQPEEALRITKGYEETVSVSHLLVGDLILVKPGERVPSDGKITDGRTNLDEAAITGESIPVSKSLDDEVFAGTVNLRGTITVEITKPASETLFQKIITLVQSAQSEKSPSQLFIERFEGTYVKVVLTVVGLMMFVPHFILGWSWTETFYRAMILLVVASPCALVASIMPATLSAISNGARHGILFKGGIHLENLGNLQAIALDKTGTLTKGKPEVTDVIIREDLSEEDFLFHVASVENYSNHPLATSIVRYAKTKLQKDIIKPDNMEDISGNGVQAYFKGMLWQVGKAGFVGRSEAERFKNGIALTFAEQGKTIVYAKDDLGIAGIITLKDVVREEAIVAIEALKNEGIHTVMLTGDGEKTAKAIASETHIDAYIAECLPETKVNEVKKLKENFGTVAMVGDGINDAPALATASVGIAMGEGTDVALETADVVLMKNDLPRIAEAVKLSKKMNRIIKQNVIFSISVIMILIASNFLQFLDLPYGVIGHEGSTILVILNSLRLLRN